A single window of Solea solea chromosome 9, fSolSol10.1, whole genome shotgun sequence DNA harbors:
- the her6 gene encoding hairy-related 6, which translates to MPADIMEKTSSSPVAATPASMNTTPDKPKTASEHRKSSKPIMEKRRRARINESLGQLKTLILDALKKDSSRHSKLEKADILEMTVKHLRNLQRAQMTAALNTDPTVLGKYRAGFSECMNEVTRFLSTCEGVNTEVRTRLLGHLANCMTQINAMNYPSQHQHQHQLPSTAGPAHPSFGQSVVQIPNSSPQVLPMNAVSCKGGSSPASLPSDATKVYGGFQIVPATDGQFAFLIPNAAFAPNGPVIPVYANNAGTPVPVPAAVSPGAPSGNTDSVWRPW; encoded by the exons atgcCTGCCGATATTATGGAAAAGACCTCGTCCTCCCCGGTCGCTGCAACCCCGGCAAGCATGAACACAACCCCCGATAAACCCAAGACAGCCTCGGAGCACAGAAAG TCATCCAAGCCTATTAtggaaaaaaggagaagagcCAGAATCAACGAGAGTCTGGGTCAGCTCAAGACACTCATCCTGGATGCGCTGAAAAAAGAT AGCTCCAGACACTCCAAACTAGAGAAGGCAGACATCCTGGAGATGACGGTGAAGCATCTGCGGAACCTTCAGAGAGCTCAGATGACCG cTGCTCTGAACACAGATCCCACAGTCTTGGGAAAATATCGTGCCGGTTTCAGCGAGTGCATGAACGAAGTCACACGGTTCTTATCCACCTGCGAAGGTGTCAACACTGAGGTCAGGACGCGGTTGCTCGGTCACCTGGCTAACTGCATGACCCAGATCAACGCCATGAACTATCCCAGTCAGcatcagcaccagcaccagctgcCCTCCACCGCGGGGCCCGCACACCCGTCCTTCGGCCAGTCAGTGGTTCAGATCCCCAACTCGTCCCCGCAGGTCCTGCCAATGAACGCGGTCTCCTGTAAAGGAGGCTCGTCGCCTGCGAGTTTACCCTCAGACGCTACCAAAGTGTACGGTGGCTTCCAGATTGTGCCTGCAACGGACGGACAGTTCGCTTTCCTCATACCCAATGCGGCGTTCGCGCCAAATGGCCCCGTAATCCCCGTATACGCCAACAACGCCGGCACGCCGGTGCCAGTGCCGGCTGCGGTGTCTCCCGGAGCCCCGTCAGGCAACACAGACTCAGTGTGGAGACCGTGGTGA